A part of Streptomyces sp. NBC_00557 genomic DNA contains:
- a CDS encoding Na(+)/H(+) antiporter subunit B codes for MSDAVIVVALLLMAASATAAVVQRDPARQALVLSVLGTVLAVLFTVLQAPDVGLSQLAVGSALTPLLIMLSVRKVRRRRRPQDGAE; via the coding sequence GTGAGTGATGCCGTGATCGTCGTCGCGCTGCTGCTGATGGCCGCCTCGGCCACCGCGGCCGTCGTCCAGCGCGACCCCGCCCGGCAGGCGCTGGTGCTGTCCGTGCTCGGCACCGTGCTGGCCGTGCTGTTCACCGTGCTCCAGGCGCCGGACGTGGGCCTGTCCCAGCTGGCCGTCGGCTCCGCGCTCACCCCCCTGCTCATCATGCTGAGCGTGCGCAAGGTCAGACGGCGCCGCCGGCCGCAGGACGGTGCCGAGTGA
- a CDS encoding MrpF/PhaF family protein produces MNGWVLAAAVEIGGAGSAALWGVTTGAPGRRVVAQNMTTSALCPALLLLSQGYGRPAYVDLALLLALLGPIGTLVFARLLSDELERERPSAWGLTWTAAALSAVVVAAVCVPVGPGRAMVKLLVIGALLISGNVIASRALSGGFRGVRGG; encoded by the coding sequence GTGAACGGCTGGGTCCTCGCGGCGGCCGTCGAGATCGGCGGGGCGGGGTCGGCCGCCCTGTGGGGTGTGACCACCGGGGCGCCGGGCCGCCGGGTCGTCGCCCAGAACATGACCACCTCGGCCCTGTGCCCGGCCCTGCTGCTGCTCTCCCAGGGCTACGGCCGCCCGGCGTACGTGGACCTGGCCCTCCTGCTGGCCCTGCTCGGGCCGATCGGCACGCTCGTCTTCGCCCGGCTGCTCTCCGACGAACTGGAACGCGAGCGGCCGAGCGCCTGGGGACTGACCTGGACCGCCGCAGCCCTGAGCGCGGTGGTCGTGGCCGCCGTCTGCGTGCCCGTCGGGCCCGGCCGCGCCATGGTGAAGCTGCTGGTCATCGGCGCCCTCCTGATCAGCGGGAACGTCATCGCCTCCCGCGCCCTGTCGGGCGGCTTCCGGGGGGTGCGCGGTGGCTGA
- a CDS encoding VanZ family protein has translation MTRAVPRLPDVLSAPWRRAPATKARRPAARHALPLPVRLAAMLAAFAFMVAFAVVLARITLEPSPASVHMTHSNVHPGHSLRAYLERARTVDAVRQIGGNLLLGVPFGVLVPVLAPRARGVLQVVALTALVMLMVELVQGALITGRAFDIDDVLLNTSGALLGWLLLGRRLGRAVHRRVRTPEPAD, from the coding sequence ATGACCCGTGCCGTCCCGCGGCTGCCCGACGTGCTGAGCGCCCCCTGGAGGCGGGCGCCGGCCACGAAGGCCCGCCGGCCGGCCGCACGGCACGCGCTCCCGCTGCCCGTGCGACTGGCGGCGATGCTGGCCGCGTTCGCGTTCATGGTGGCGTTCGCCGTCGTGCTGGCCCGGATCACCCTGGAGCCGTCGCCCGCCTCGGTGCATATGACGCACAGCAACGTGCATCCCGGGCACTCCCTGCGCGCCTACCTGGAGCGGGCGCGGACGGTGGACGCGGTGCGGCAGATCGGCGGGAACCTGCTCCTCGGCGTTCCGTTCGGGGTGCTGGTGCCGGTGCTGGCCCCGCGGGCGCGCGGCGTGCTCCAGGTGGTGGCGCTCACGGCGCTGGTGATGCTGATGGTGGAGCTGGTCCAGGGCGCGCTGATCACCGGGCGGGCCTTCGACATCGACGACGTCCTGCTGAACACGTCCGGGGCGCTGCTCGGCTGGCTGCTGCTGGGGCGGCGGCTCGGACGGGCGGTGCACCGGCGCGTGCGCACGCCGGAGCCGGCTGACTGA
- a CDS encoding SDR family oxidoreductase, protein MSTPAARRTALVTGADSGIGRATAVRLAEAGLDVGITWHTDEKGAEQTAEEVRGTGRRAAVARLDLTRLPEAADTVDELCAELGRLDVLVNNAGTGTMTPFLDLTLPDVRRVLDVDLVGPFLCGQRAARHMIRQGDGGRIVNVTSVHEHQPRVGAAPYCAAKGGLGLLTQVMALELAEYGITVNAVAPGEIATPMTGQEDTDVHTERRPGVPLGRPGDAREVAAVIAFLAGPDASYVTGASWSVDGGMLRMGPQAGSHLTSDDWRRP, encoded by the coding sequence ATGTCCACACCGGCCGCACGGCGCACGGCGTTGGTCACGGGCGCGGACTCCGGCATCGGCCGCGCCACCGCCGTACGCCTGGCCGAGGCCGGACTGGACGTCGGCATCACCTGGCACACCGACGAGAAGGGCGCCGAACAGACTGCCGAGGAGGTCCGCGGCACGGGCCGCCGCGCCGCCGTCGCCCGGCTGGACCTCACCCGGCTGCCCGAGGCCGCCGACACCGTGGACGAACTCTGCGCCGAACTGGGCCGTCTCGACGTCCTGGTCAACAACGCCGGCACGGGCACCATGACGCCCTTCCTCGACCTGACCCTGCCGGACGTGCGGCGCGTCCTGGACGTCGACCTCGTCGGCCCCTTCCTGTGCGGGCAGCGCGCGGCCCGGCACATGATCCGGCAGGGCGACGGCGGCCGGATCGTCAACGTCACCTCCGTCCACGAGCACCAGCCCCGGGTCGGCGCGGCCCCGTACTGCGCGGCCAAGGGCGGGCTCGGGCTGCTCACCCAGGTCATGGCGCTGGAACTCGCGGAGTACGGCATCACGGTGAACGCGGTGGCGCCGGGCGAGATCGCCACGCCGATGACCGGCCAGGAGGACACCGACGTGCACACCGAGCGCCGGCCGGGTGTGCCCCTCGGGCGGCCCGGTGACGCCCGCGAGGTCGCCGCGGTCATCGCGTTCCTGGCCGGCCCGGACGCCTCGTACGTCACCGGCGCCTCCTGGAGCGTCGACGGCGGCATGCTCCGGATGGGCCCGCAGGCCGGTTCCCATCTGACGAGCGACGACTGGCGGCGTCCCTGA